TATACGGAAAACATCTATTCTGTCGTCATCCGGTAAAATTCTTCCTTCTATTTCAATTCCCTTGTGGTGAATTTTTTCTAAAGCCTCTACGTCTTTATTGTCTACAGACAAATTGCAAAGAAGCTGTTTTTTCCCATCAGAAAAATGCATGCCGCCTACATTTACCGATTTGATTCCGACGCCATTTTCTATCATATCCAAAACATCGGAAGGGTTCGAAAAAAGAAACATCGTTTTTGTTCTGTCATATTTTCCGTATAAAGCGTTAACGGAAACGTCTTCTACCGTTTCTATCTCCAGCTCGACATTGCTCGGAACCGCCA
The window above is part of the Candidatus Endomicrobium procryptotermitis genome. Proteins encoded here:
- a CDS encoding PTS sugar transporter subunit IIB, whose protein sequence is MTIELVRIDDRLVHGQIVQGWLKVIDINKIVVVSDEVANDRMQQMLLTMAVPSNVELEIETVEDVSVNALYGKYDRTKTMFLFSNPSDVLDMIENGVGIKSVNVGGMHFSDGKKQLLCNLSVDNKDVEALEKIHHKGIEIEGRILPDDDRIDVFRIIEKECALNNR